Proteins encoded together in one Impatiens glandulifera chromosome 1, dImpGla2.1, whole genome shotgun sequence window:
- the LOC124936929 gene encoding cytochrome P450 78A5-like yields the protein MAFSVGFTRFVISSDPGSAKDILSSSAFADRPIKESAYELLFNRAMGFAPFGEYWRELRRISATYMFSPKKIACAEGFRKNTNGSKGDVEIKQVLHYGSLNNMMMTVFGKYYDFGENGDGLELEGFVSEGYKLLGTFNWSDHFPILGWLDVQGVRRRSRKLEMIFRGTDTVAILLEWILARLVLHPDIQAKALAEIETTIGSSRAAPSFHGLVLQSTTHMLGQYFVPAGTTAMVNMWAIAHDKGIWSEPEEFRPERFIEQDVSVMGSDMRLAPFGSGRRVCPGKTMGLVTVHIWLAVLLQNLSGPLRMMWI from the exons ATGGCCTTTTCGGTTGGGTTCACCCGTTTCGTTATTTCAAGTGATCCGGGTTCGGCTAAGGACATTCTCAGTAGTTCTGCCTTCGCTGATCGTCCCATTAAGGAATCCGCTTACGAGCTCTTGTTTAATCGGGCAATGGGATTTGCTCCCTTTGGAGAATACTGGAGAGAGCTAAGAAGGATTTCAGCTACTTACATGTTTAGCCCGAAGAAAATAGCTTGTGCTGAAGGATTCC GTAAAAACACAAATGGATCTAAAGGGGATGTTGAGATCAAGCAAGTTCTTCACTATGGTTCATTGAATAACATGATGATGACTGTTTTTGGAAAGTATTATGATTTTGGTGAAAATGGGGACGGTTTGGAATTAGAGGGATTTGTTAGTGAAGGATACAAGTTACTAGGGACATTCAATTGGAGCGATCATTTCCCGATTCTAGGTTGGCTTGATGTTCAAGGTGTGAGAAGGAGAAGTAGGAAACTA GAAATGATCTTCAGAGGAACAGATACTGTTGCAATTCTATTagaatggattctagcaagacTAGTTCTTCATCCAGACATTCAAGCCAAAGCTCTCGCCGAAATTGAAACAACTATTGGCTCTTCAAGGGCG GCCCCCTCCTTTCATGGGCTCGTCTTGCAATCCACGACACACATGTTGGGCCAGTACTTTGTCCCTGCAGGGACCACGGCCATGGTGAATATGTGGGCCATAGCACATGACAAAGGAATTTGGTCGGAGCCAGAAGAGTTCAGGCCAGAGAGATTCATTGAACAGGATGTGTCTGTCATGGGGTCTGACATGAGGCTCGCCCCTTTTGGTTCAGGAAGGAGGGTATGTCCCGGGAAAACTATGGGTCTAGTTACCGTTCATATTTGGTTGGCTGTGCTTCTTCAGAACTTGAGTGGACCTCTAAGGATGATGTGGATTTGA
- the LOC124936940 gene encoding cytochrome P450 78A5-like — MSSGIGLFVLPDDSSSTLLSIQLFLFLAILTAVFRFWLVPGGLAWALSKAKTGAPIPGPSGFPLIGLIFTFGLIFTFMSSLTHRKLANLSQTLKAGPLMAFSVGFTRFVISSDPGSAKDILSSSAFADRPIKESAYELLFNRAMGFVPFGEYWRELRRISATYMFSPKKIACAEGFRKNICHQMITQVKTQMDLKGDVEIKQVLHYGSLNNMMMTVFGKYYDFGENGDGLELEGFVSEGYKLLGTFNWSDHFPILGWLDVQGVRRRSRKLVSKVDGFVRKIIDDHSMVTDQDNNHGYFVDVLLDLERENKITRSDMVAVLWEMIFRGTDTVAILLEWILARLVLHPDIQAKALAEIETTIGSSRAVMESDIPNLPYLQAIVKETLRMHPPGPLLSWARLAIHDTHVGQYFVPAGTTAMVNMWAIAHDKGIWSEPEEFRPERFIEHDVSVMGSDMRLAPFGSGRRVCPGKTMGLATVHIWLAVLLQNFEWTSKDDVDLTEVLKMSMEMKNPLVCKAVARVF, encoded by the exons atgtcttcgGGAATAGGCCTCTTTGTTCTACCAGATGACTCCTCCTCCACCTTGCTCAGCATCCAACTTTTCCTCTTTCTCGCTATCTTAACCGCTGTTTTCAGATTCTGGCTAGTCCCGGGTGGTCTTGCATGGGCTCTTTCCAAAGCAAAAACCGGTGCCCCCATTCCCGGACCATCTGGATTTCCCCTTATCGGACTCATTTTCACTTTCGGACTCATTTTCACTTTCATGAGTTCTTTGACTCATAGAAAACTTGCAAACCTTTCTCAGACCTTAAAGGCAGGTCCACTAATGGCCTTTTCGGTTGGGTTCACCCGTTTCGTTATTTCAAGTGATCCGGGTTCGGCTAAGGACATTCTCAGTAGTTCTGCCTTCGCTGATCGTCCCATTAAGGAATCCGCTTACGAGCTCTTGTTTAATCGGGCAATGGGATTTGTTCCCTTTGGAGAATACTGGAGAGAGCTAAGAAGGATTTCAGCTACTTACATGTTTAGCCCGAAGAAAATAGCTTGTGCTGAAGGATTCCGTAAGAACATCTGTCATCAGATGATCACACAA GTAAAAACACAAATGGATCTAAAAGGGGATGTTGAGATCAAGCAAGTTCTTCACTATGGTTCATTGAATAACATGATGATGACTGTTTTTGGAAAGTATTATGATTTTGGTGAAAATGGGGACGGTTTGGAATTAGAGGGATTTGTTAGTGAAGGATACAAGTTACTAGGGACATTCAATTGGAGCGATCATTTCCCGATTCTAGGTTGGCTTGATGTTCAAGGTGTGAGAAGGAGAAGTAGGAAACTAGTTTCTAAAGTGGATGGGTTTGTTAGAAAGATCATAGACGATCACAGCATGGTTACTGATCAGGACAATAATCATGGATACTTTGTTGATGTTCTTCTTGATCTTGAGAGAGAGAACAAGATCACCCGATCTGATATGGTCGCTGTTCTATGG GAAATGATCTTCAGAGGAACAGATACTGTTGCAATTCTATTagaatggattctagcaagacTAGTTCTTCATCCAGACATTCAAGCCAAAGCTCTCGCCGAAATTGAAACAACTATTGGCTCTTCAAGGGCGGTAATGGAATCTGATATCCCAAACCTGCCATACCTCCAAGCCATCGTAAAAGAGACTCTAAGAATGCACCCTCCAGGCCCCCTCCTTTCATGGGCTCGTCTTGCAATCCACGACACACATGTTGGGCAGTACTTTGTCCCTGCAGGGACCACGGCCATGGTGAATATGTGGGCCATAGCACATGACAAAGGAATTTGGTCGGAGCCAGAAGAGTTCAGGCCAGAGAGATTCATTGAACATGATGTGTCTGTCATGGGGTCTGACATGAGGCTCGCCCCTTTTGGTTCAGGAAGGAGGGTATGTCCCGGGAAAACTATGGGTCTAGCTACCGTTCATATTTGGTTGGCTGTGCTTCTTCAGAACTTTGAGTGGACCTCTAAGGATGATGTGGATTTGACTGAGGTTCTCAAGATGTCCATGGAAATGAAGAATCCCTTGGTGTGTAAAGCTGTTGCAAGGGTTTTTTGA
- the LOC124936950 gene encoding cytochrome P450 78A5-like, whose protein sequence is MSSGIGLFVLPDDSSSTLLSIQLFLFLAILTAVFRFWLVPGGLAWALSKAKTGAPIPGPSGFPLIGLIFTFMSSLTHRKLANLSQTLKAGPLMAFSVGFTRFVISSDPGSAKDILSSSAFADRPIKESAYELLFNRAMGFAPFGEYWRELRRISATYMFSPKKIACAEGFRKNICHQMITQVKTQMDLKGDVEIKQVLHYGSLNNMMMTVFGKYYDFGENGDGLELEGFVSEGYKLLGTFNWSDHFPILGWLDVQGVRRRSRKLVSKVDGFVRKIIDDHSMVTDQDNNHGYFVDVLLDLERENKITRSDMVAVLWEMIFRGTDTVAILLEWILARLVLHPDIQAKALAEIETTIGSSRAVMESDIPNLPYLQAIVKETLRMHPPGPLLSWARLAIHDTHVGQYFVPAGTTAMVNMWAIAHDKGIWSEPEEFRPERFIEQDVSVMGSDMRLDPFGSGRRVCPGKTMGLATVHIWLAVLLQNFEWTSKDDVDLTEVLKMSMEMKNPLVCKAVARVF, encoded by the exons atgtcTTCGGGAATAGGCCTCTTTGTTCTACCAGATGACTCCTCCTCCACCTTGCTCAGCATCCAACTTTTCCTCTTTCTCGCTATCTTAACCGCTGTTTTCAGATTCTGGCTAGTCCCGGGTGGTCTTGCATGGGCTCTTTCCAAAGCAAAAACCGGTGCCCCCATTCCCGGACCATCTGGATTTCCCCTTATCGGACTCATTTTCACTTTCATGAGTTCTTTGACTCATAGAAAACTTGCAAACCTTTCTCAGACCTTAAAGGCAGGTCCACTAATGGCCTTTTCGGTTGGGTTCACCCGTTTCGTTATTTCAAGTGATCCGGGTTCGGCTAAGGACATTCTCAGTAGTTCTGCCTTCGCTGATCGTCCCATTAAGGAATCCGCTTACGAGCTCTTGTTTAATCGGGCAATGGGATTTGCTCCCTTTGGAGAATACTGGAGAGAGCTAAGAAGGATTTCAGCTACTTACATGTTTAGCCCGAAGAAAATAGCTTGTGCTGAAGGATTCCGTAAGAACATCTGTCATCAGATGATCACACAA GTAAAAACACAAATGGATCTAAAAGGGGATGTTGAGATCAAGCAAGTTCTTCACTATGGTTCATTGAATAACATGATGATGACTGTTTTTGGAAAGTATTATGATTTTGGTGAAAATGGGGACGGTTTGGAATTAGAGGGATTTGTTAGTGAAGGATACAAGTTACTAGGGACATTCAATTGGAGCGATCATTTCCCGATTCTAGGTTGGCTTGATGTTCAAGGTGTGAGAAGGAGAAGTAGGAAACTAGTTTCTAAAGTGGATGGGTTTGTTAGAAAGATCATAGACGATCACAGCATGGTTACTGATCAGGACAATAATCATGGATACTTTGTTGATGTTCTTCTTGATCTTGAGAGAGAGAACAAGATCACCCGATCTGATATGGTCGCTGTTCTATGG GAAATGATCTTCAGAGGAACAGATACTGTTGCAATTCTATTagaatggattctagcaagacTAGTTCTTCATCCAGACATTCAAGCCAAAGCTCTCGCCGAAATTGAAACAACTATTGGCTCTTCAAGGGCGGTAATGGAATCTGATATCCCAAACCTGCCATACCTCCAAGCCATCGTAAAAGAGACTCTAAGAATGCACCCTCCAGGCCCCCTCCTTTCATGGGCTCGTCTTGCAATCCACGACACACATGTTGGGCAGTACTTTGTCCCTGCAGGGACCACGGCCATGGTGAATATGTGGGCCATAGCACATGACAAAGGAATTTGGTCGGAGCCAGAAGAGTTCAGGCCAGAGAGATTCATTGAACAGGATGTGTCTGTCATGGGGTCTGACATGAGGCTCGACCCTTTTGGTTCAGGAAGGAGGGTATGTCCCGGGAAAACTATGGGTCTAGCTACCGTTCATATTTGGTTGGCTGTGCTTCTTCAGAACTTTGAGTGGACCTCTAAGGATGATGTGGATTTGACTGAGGTTCTCAAGATGTCCATGGAAATGAAGAATCCCTTGGTGTGTAAAGCTGTTGCAAGGGTTTTTTGA